DNA sequence from the Solea solea chromosome 12, fSolSol10.1, whole genome shotgun sequence genome:
CTTGAAAAGTCTGGTCACTCAGAGAGGAAACAAGTTAGTTTTTTAGGTGTAAAAACAAACGCTTTTAATGTGACAGGACTCACCAAAGTTCAAAATAGGACGCTTTCCTCCGTATCCTAGAGCCCGGACTGCCTCTGCGCTCTGTTGTGGAGATGTAATTTGCTCTATCGCCACCTACCGTGTGGAGGtatacattgtttttattcctgaaattgtacatgtacacacaataTTCCTTATTTTTTGCTTTATCTATGTATTACTTTGACTTGTGTTAGTTTGACAGGCATATGTGTAAGTGTTAGACTGAGTTATTCTGGATGTTAtcatgtggtggtggtgatacTAAACAAAACATAGCTTCTGTAATAAAATCAGCTgcttcatttcattgtttttatgtgtgtggtATTATGTGCTCACATTAACTCTGCTCTTGTGTTACCCACCTTATGGCTCTGAAGGCATATGTGTAATTTGTTGTTGCATATTTTTTGTAAAGAATTCTACAGCAGTGGCGCGTACAGCATTTCAGGGGGCAAGGGTTAAAGTTAAGAAAATAGGGCACCTCCCTCATAGTTGTCAAGatgaaaaatgattattatttattgatataaAACCACAGACATATTTAATTTTAACATGGCAGAAaatataatttctttttttaaatcgtaCATTTCAGTATTGAACATATACTCTTTAATTTTCTCAGTAGTTCTACAGCACAAGGGATGGGAGTTGAAAACTAGCAAtggctgtaaataaataaataaataaataatctgtatATGCAAACCATCAGTTACTACAGCCAGTGCAGCAGCTGGAGTTGAACTGGGTGAGGTCATTTGTATTGTCCCTATCAAATtaagttttataaaaaaatgaaatgcctGAAATGTGACATGAAGACAGAGGGGAGGTCAGAAGAAGGTCAGTATTTTTGTCACATAATAAGGGGTTTCTATATGAGTACTCTACAGTAGGAAATTATACATATCAatactaattattatttatttagcgaataatgaatgaataaataagtaaataaatgaataaataaataaaaatgtctcaaaGGTTTGGAgattagacaaattggacaTTCTGatttgaccataggtgtgagtgtgggggtgaatggttgtttgtctctatgtggcctgtgatggactggtgacctgtccagatgTGTCCAGGGtatgataatgaatgaatgaatgtctcaAAGGGCCCAGGGGCCCTTTCCTGCTCAGAGAGCAAAAGCTCAGCAGATGCTTGAGCACCACCTAGAGGCGATCTGTGTATATCCATAACTCATGTGTATCAGTATATACCACATATTATAAATTCAATCACTATTTATTTGGtctaaatatttgttttcaatcACAGGTTCAACATGTTACACGTGTCATCTGTTCAGGTGATGGTTTggttattttattcattcattcatttcctgttttattttggtattgtAAACCTTTTTGTAATTGTCATCTAGATGTaggatgaataaagtataaTCAATCTAATTTATCTGAAAATGGAAAACTAAAGTTTTTAAGGTCTTAATTTAAATTTTACAGgagaaaacattaaatgtgtcagtcagtttagttcagtttatttgcacattatataaaaaagaaaaagagaaatcttcatgaatcaaaaaacattgtcaatttaaatcatttctttgaCCTGttccaaataaattaaaaatctaaatttgaATCTAAagaaacttctttttttctttgttgattcacacagtttttaaatgaatggaataaTTAGACAAAATAAACAGTAGATAATCTGTAGATATTTCATTGTGGCTTTAAGTCCACTGACCTCTGTGCTGTGTCGCAAAGTACATCAAGTGATAGAACTGCTCTAACATGTTTGTTctatatttctgtctgtttccatcctctcatctctctctctctctgtgtgtgtgtgtgtgtgtgtgtgtacagtaacaTCGATGCATCTTTGTTGCTTCAAGGTGAATGGGGCGGGGCGGGAACTTGATCTTTGTGTTGCTGCAGAAACCACATCCGAGTTTTCTAAATAAGGCAACATCATCTATACATAGACAATATGAGACAGTTCTGcagctacaaacacacacacacacacacacacacacacacacacacagttgttcacCCTGAATTTAAATGTCCTCTTTTGCTGAACTCTTAATTTGCTAATGAGCCTTCAAAAGTCCATGTCACTGACTGACCACTCATGAATATGCAGCAGTGGCTTGGTGACCTGTAGGGGGCAGGACAGAGGTCACAAATGGTGGGACGTCACAAATAAGGAGAGGACCGGGCATCCCATGAGACCTGAATGgacagaaaataacacacacacaaacacacactcacgcacacacccGTTCTTGTATTTCTATCCATTTTCAGAGTTGCATTAACTTCCAGCCAAACCAAAACCtgatccctaaccttaacctaagcCTAAACTTTACCAGTTCCTCAGATTttaggttttgcctcattaggaccacgttttggtctccattaggACTATTGGTCTtgacggcacacacacacacaaacacacacaaacacacagagtgagtcTGGTtcccatgacttcagaggacattatataGACTtaaattcatttcctggagacccACCTTTACCATAACttctactactggcctaaccttaaccttaacctcattGTAACCATACCAcacgtcttcaccttaaaatgtaatcatttacttTATAAGGACTTGATTTaggtccccataaggaagacaagtccccacaacatgagtaacacctggaacacacacacagaagcaacaCAAAATGACCTAGCAGTGTTTCACCTATTTCAACCCCAACTCTATCTtgtcatgctctctctctctctctctctctctctcgctgtctctctgtctctctctctctctctctcgctgtctctctgtgtctctctctctctctctctctctctctctctctcgctgccaCACACCTGGACCTGATGTTCAAACCTGGTAtaggacacaaaaacaaaagggcgATGCATACATCACTGTTCTCCCCCACTTCTCTGGctctgtcattgtttttcctcctctccacctccaccaactcctcctcctcctcctcctcctcttcttcttctttctgtaaggaaaaggaaaagctgctgtgagtgtggaggctgctgcagctgagacctCTGAGCACAGGTACGTCTCTGCTTCCATTTTCTATTTAACTCTGGATGATTTCTCACATGTGTGTCTCCACAGGTCGTTCCATGACAACTGTCACTCGACAGTTTCAACCATGTTTTTAACATGAGAAATGATGCTGTCCTCTGATATGACTGTTTTGCTGCTGGATAAACACTTTTTCCATTGATGGATAATTTTATATAAACTGACGTGATTTTGAAATAGATTaagatttaatgtaaaaatgtcattctttatCACACCTGCTGTAAAACCTGAAGAAGGCAAGttcatttatatagcaccattcaaagtgctttacattacAGAGACAATTTGAATTTCATTTTCTAATTTTCAAAGACATTGTAATTGAAATATAATAGAAACAATAAagctgtgattaaaaacaataaaaaataaaaaagaagcaggTAAAGTATGTAGGGatttaaaatattgaattcatatagaataaaaagtaaaagtttggcttaacaacaataaaagctaAAGAAAGACTAACATTTAATAACATTCTTACAGTTGCAGTTGCATTTTAGTATCATAAATACCTAATGTAACAATAAAGTACACAGTCAATGGTAATTGATTACTTTGAGGGACGTTACAATCATCCTTGTGGATGCATCTTGAATTTGTCCCGTttgtttcctgcagctgttaATAAATCATTGGTTGTATTTTGTCTTCCAGGAAAATAAAAGGATATTATGAACGAGTCGTGAAAATGCAGACATACTGTAACTGCTTCTGGGTTTAAGTCTGTTTTTGGCAAGTGTCACATCTGCTGATTCAGCCGTAGATATTCAATACCTGTGATCTCTGCAGAGGCAAGACCAAATAACTAATCACAATGTTACGTCACATGGGAGTCCATTCTTGGCTTTGGCCTGCACTGAGCCTGACCTTGGTCCATAATAATCACCTCTGACCACCCgtcgagcagcagcagagattcatgtgtgtgtgtgagacgcttCTTCTCCATGTGtcccctgtctgtctctgtttcctccGTCCCTCTCTGCGTCATGTCAGCAGGTTTTTttcagagacagcagcagcagtttgcaTATCCTGTGTTCAAGTTAATGCCAGAGCAGCAGAAAAAGGAGAAGCCATTTGACACTTATGGTCATGCCATATCTATAAGGACATTATCGCTTCAGTAACATGTCGTTGGTTTGGGGGCATCGTTGACAAAAGCTGCACCACCAATTTTCTTGCGGCTGTTGCTCGGAGAACTCCAATAAACCAGAGTAGATGATTGCAGTTGTCTTGAGGGCACATGGCTAACGGCTTTATATGTTAGAAGGAGAACCTTAAAGTCACAGCAGCGAAAACTGGACTGATGTGTTCTCTCATCTTGGTTCTGGTTAACGGCCAAGCTGCAGGGTTTTGCTTGAGCTGAGGTTTCTCAAAGGCTTTTTTCAGGaggctgataaaaaaaagtgtattgcagtaatccagcctgtacggagccccagacatgataAATTATAaagattcattcattgattGACTGCATATGTAGTCATTTTTGGAGTAAGtttatcttgttttgtctgcaTTTTGTCCTTTTCTTGCACCAGTTTAAATTTTGATCCGCCACGATCCTCCAATAATGACCGGTCATTACCGTCAAGCTGCTCCCCGGGCTGCACCGGGGACTTCACCCACACCAGACCACCTGCCAAACACTACAACCACCTCAGGCCAAGAACAAGCTGGAAGCCACAATCCAAACAAGTTCATGAGTGAACTCCGCAGCATCCGCAGTGAGTGAGACCCTGCAGTCAGTGgatgaataataacaatattgtgAGATATATTTGGGAAACATCAGATCCAGAGGGACAATAAAGTATTGATTCATGGAAGTGAGTTGAAAAGCACTGCTGGAGCTCTTCTTAAAAAAGTATACAGATGACAAAGCATAACAGCAGCTCATACAGAGATATTTGAGTTTGAAATATTGAACAGCAGCAAAACACTGTGGACTGAGAGGCTTTTGAGAGAACTGCAATCTGCATGAATGAAACACTGTTTTCCAGTATACTGTGATACAATTTAACATCACCACAAAATATGGCATAGAAATGAACATAGATGTGAGATTCAGTTTCTTTACAACATTTGTCATTGTCTGTTTTTCATGGTTTTCAGTGCCATCATGGGCTGTTGCCGCCCTTTGTATCGTGATGCTGTGCTTGATGCTGTCCtgtgccatgtgtgtgtggaagaagtGCCTGAAAAAGAAGGACAAGGACAAAGAAAAGGACAAGAAGGGAAAGGACAAGAGCAAAGGAGACTCTGACACTGAAATGGATGGAGGTTACAACAAGGTgggccaaacacacacacacacacaaaaccttcCACTGTATCATAGTCCTGACACAggtttttctgcatggagtttgcatgttctccccgtgtgtgcatgggttttctccaggttctctggtttcctcccacagtcctaaaacatccaatatgggaattaggtaaattggaaacTCTCACTTgaccatgagtgtgagagtgtgtgtccctgtgatggactggcgatctgtccagagtaaaccccgcctatcgccccacagcacccccgcgaccctcctgtggaggatgaagcggtagaaaatggatgtttgcgtaaatgaatgaaatcttcatgttatgcatgttatttaaaacacgACCATGAGGGTTGCATAAGGAAGGCCATCCGGCACCATTACAAGCCAACTTCCCTTTCTGCTTGGCCATGAGCTGCCTGTTAACTGTTGTTTTGTACATTGTATTACACTTTTGTATGTGCTTATTTTGAAGCTATATATGGCTAtaatttaactgtgtgtgtgtgtgttcacagcctctgcaaaatgaagttaacaaggaaacagaaatgtcaGACAATGAGCCAAAGGAAGACGAGAAACTGGGTCGACTACATTTCTCGTGTGACTACAACTTCACGGAGAACACGGTGACATGCTGCTGTTTACATTTAACCTTTTTTGCGTTACATCGGTTTACATCTGTCACTCCTTAAATATCACATTACAGTACAATGACACCAGATTCTCGTTTCTTGCAGCTGGTTGTGGGCATCTTACAGGCCACTGAGCTTCCTGCCATGGATGTGGGAGGCAGCTCTGATCCTTATGTTAAACTATATCTGCTTCcggataaaaagaaaaagtttgaaACCAAAGTTCACAGAAAGACCCTTGAACCCACCTTCAATGAGACTTTCACATTTAAGGTGCACTAAACCTCCAACATACAAAAATGTATATGTTTAAATGGGACATCTGTCTTTCAAATAATGTTCTTTTCCATAGGTACCATACACTGAGCTGGGTGGGAAGACGCTGGTGATGACAGTGTACGACTTTGACCGCTTCTCAAAGCATGATGCTATAGGAGCTGTGAAAATACCAATGAGCAGCGTGGACTTCAGCCAGTCTCTGCAGGAGTGGAGAGACCTGCAGAaggcagagaaggaggaggtgggagaCCTTAAAGATgtcatttatgcatttttaaaccgGGTTTATTTCAACATTCAAGAAGCTTTATTGTCAAGTCTGCAGTTGTGTAACAGACAAGCAGAGAATGGAAATaatgtttctctctgctttggACCTTTGAACCATGATGCAGACACAGTGTTTCCAAATTTCTATGttgggacccactttttaaagactaCATACAAGAACAATATCTTCCATACCGCTCCCATctaaacttttaaatataaacgaAATAAAACCAAGTCAATGTGGCTGTGTGACATCatacaaaagcaaaagaagaagaagaaaaagacaaagtgaGCATATATGTTGATAATCACATCAATTAGAGGTGAGACCCACCACAGTTGGTGAAGAGGAGGGGACTGAGCATGCATGAAGTGATGATACTTGATGTAGTGTTGCAGACCTGTACTGCCTGTGGCCTCTCAGTGAGAAAGTCCAGCAGCAGATAATCCAGAAGCCAGAATTCTGAGCTGAAGTCTGAAGGAGAGCATCCTCACATGTAAGTGCCTTATCTCCAGTTGTGTGAGGACAGTGTGCAGAGCAGAGCGGAGCAGACTGCATCCTCTGTGGACAGGTTGGCTTGATACGCAAATTGGAAGGAGTCCAacttggggggaggggggtatTTTGTGTGGGTCATGACCGACCtttcaaagcacttcatgatgaTGGGGGTTAGTCACTGAAGCAGGATGGAGAAGGCTTCTTTGGCTCATGGGATGATGGGGGTGGATTTGAAGCAGGAGAGAACAACAGCCTGACTCAGGGATCATGTTGAAGACGTGAAGACATCTTTGAGCTCCTCTGTGCATTCCCCCAGCACATGGAcctgcagctacacacacataccctgAACAGGTCGGCTATAAAATCAAGGCAGCGATggcgttattttagacgtttAATGGCAGAGCCAAgggcttgtgtttgtttgtttgttaaaaacaaaatatgaggGGGGAGCataaaactgtagggggagctccgtagagcTAATGGTGAAAAAGTGCAAGTGCCAGACTTGAAAAGCAACAGCCAACTTCTCTTCAGTGGCTGCCATGTTGGATGTCTACAAAAACTGCGAGATGTTGcatctctgttgtgttttttcggTAGTTTGCCAAAACAGCGTCCTTGCCAGACGGATCTGGAGAGCAAAACCCGAGCGCTGGCAGGTTTGGGCAGGGTTCACTCAGGCTAGATAGGCCTCAAAGCCTGGTCGATGGCTGGGGAGGCAGTGTTCTGTCGAGGTCTGTTTATGTTGTTCAGCAGAGAGATGTCGCTGGCACAGGTCTGTTGCAGGAGAGTTATAGTCTGTAATGGCCTGGAATGGCAGGTGATTTGCTACCCTGATGCCATAGGACAGGTTGTCCCGAGCTGTTCTCAGACAACTGTCCTCCCGAGCTCTGAAAGCAGCATTTCTtcccttgttttatttttatttcagtgtgtttagtttatttattggGTATTTacttatatgtttattttagtaTCATAATTTCTTTATCCATCTGTTTTTCATTGGtcgattgattgattttatcTGATTTGGTTTTTAGATCATCTACTATGCTTttatgtatgaaaagtgctattcAATAAagattgattcattgattatattaaaaaaatgtatgcaatgcatctttaatgtttttaattaaagttaaatACTGTGGCTGCTGCTCATCATAGTCACCATGTCTTATATATTGAAGCCTTACTACAACATTAGAAAGCACTTGGAGAGCATAAACCTCCTCCAAGGCCACTCAGTCCTTTAGTTTTTGACTTATGCTGCTCACACTCCAACAGACAAGTGCGGCCAAAATCATAAACTTTGTGGAGGtcatctctctcttctctctttccctctgcaTCAGAGCGAGCGGCTTGGAGACATATGTTTGTCCTTGAGGTTCGTACCGACTGCAGGGAAGCTGACTGTGGTGGTTCTCGAGGCCAAAAACCTGAAGAAAATGGATGTGGGTGGATTATCAGGTGAGACATCTGGGTTCGTGTGGTGTTCAGTTTCGAGCTTCATGTCAAGTCCCTCTTAAGTGCTGCAGATTAAACAGTATAGACGTCCGACACAGATCTAACTCTGTCAGCTCTGCTTGAGCATTAGGGTCTTTTAATTACCTTTTTAGCCATGTGTCCACTTTCAAGCAGTTTTTATTGAGGGGAAACCTTTGGGAGCTGCTACAATAAGATGTTGTGTTTCACTGATGGAGGTACTGCATCCGTGCCAGGCTGTTGGTCTGAAGCCATGAAACCTCCTTGTTCTCTCTATCAGACCCTTATGTGAAGATCCACTTAATGCAGAACGGCAAACGactcaagaaaaagaaaacaacgaCAAAGAAGAACACTTTGAACCCTTACTACAATGAGTCTTTCAGCTTTGAAGTGCCATGTGAACAGATAGAGGTATGCTTtattcacacatgcatgtatacTGTTCATCCAGTCACGCAGCATTAATGCAGCCCTTGTATGTTCTCGTTCATAGAAGGTGCAGGTGGTGGTGACAGTGTTGGACTATGATAAAATTGGAAAGAACGACGCCATCGGGAAAATGCTGCTGGGCTATAACAGCACCGGGACTGAAGAGCGCCACTGGTCAGACATGCTGGCCAATCCCCGGAGACCCATCGCTCAGTGGCACAGTCTCAAGCCAGATGACGAAGTCAATGCACTCATTTCCACCAAGAAATGAAAGCGTCGCTTCAAAAGGCCATGAAATATCACAGCATTTACCTCAGTTACATCCAGTTTATGTTTGTACTTCTGCCTTAATTCGAgcataaaaaacatttgtgctaCTTAAATGAGTAAATGTAACCAATTACTCCCCTTTCCCTTATTACAGGCTTAAAGCTGATACAGAGttgtaaacaaatatatattatGAGCAGTGCAGAGCTAATAAATCATGTTGGGTTtgaaaacatcacacactgaAAGAAAAATCACTATTTTCATCATAGTCACTGTTGCATCGTGGCAGATAAATGATCATTTATACATATTCattcatgttcatttatttaaatgtacatgCAATCCCTTCAGAACATTTTCCAACAGagattatattattaaaaactGAGAGGGAAATCTGATAATGGTGGTGGAATAGAGCCCAGAATGAGAGAAATGCAAAGGTAAGCATTTATAGGTTTGTCTACAGCATCACATCCAGAATCAATGCAGCCTGTCTTCCTTTTGAAACTTTAATCATTTGCTCTAATGTGACACTTTATTCCTGagttgtacttttactgtaaatcatttgatgaggaaaaataaatgtcaaacctTGCATTTTGAAGAGTGCGTTGCCATCTACagaataaagttgttgtttttcaaatgtggtcattttgttcacctCACCTTTCACTTTCCAGAGTGTTGGAGAATCTATGTAGCCTTCACTTAGCATCAAAAATCAATAGATTatgtagtttgtccattgtgggctgctgtaaaaacatggtggtccaaaatgagcaaaaataaatatataattctCAACACCAATgtatacaatcaggtgattgtaaacaaaagtaatataaatatttaatcttCGGTTTCTGCccaatgaaaaataattatacttttaCTTGAATTTAAAACAGTGTATTCTTTGTGAATTATGGTTTAGCATTGAAGTATTTGGTCTGCCGCGATGATGTATAATGTTGAGCTTTGCATAAGTGGCTGAAATATCGAGTTTCCCGTGAATTAAAATCATATTTCAGAGTGTTCATTTCTGCATATAAGTCTCATCAGACTGTTTTCCCAGCAGACATGCACCACCCAGAGGTCGCCATATTAAATCAACttattctttatattttattaattacatTGAGTGTATGTTATGTCATCAAAGGACATTTCAGTTTAGAGTTTGACTGAATGGTTCAGTGCTAATAGTTCACGTCCGCACACATGCATTAAAACTGTGTAAATCAATAAGAAGCATATTCTTTCCACGTTGGTTCGGTGTGTAGGAATTCTGTATGCAGCATGACAATGTCACGGGAGACACGAAAAACAAATGactgacaaacagagagagagattcatgtGAAGCTGAACTAATGTTACGACAGGCgcaaagttacgcactacagctttaaagtgaCTATAATCAAACAtagtaaaaaaacttttttatttattatttattcatttattcagtgaGTTTCtgataaaactcaaaaataataattattatttattattatattgatttAATATTGTTAAAGTCAAAATGAACAGATACTGCAGCATAATATTAATAAGATAATATACAGAagcatgaataataaaataataataagaagaagaagaagaacatagTTTCCCATAATAAATGCACTCCGTCAGGAAAAAACAGTGCGTGCGTTTGTGAGAACCCAGTTTCATGTTCAATGTGAAAATCCGCTTCTTTTATCAGAGAGAACCacaaacgctgctgctgctgatgatgatgatgatgatgcagcgCAGACTCACCTGTCCACTCAGGTGTGAGCTGCTCGTCACCTGctcagtgggaggaggaggaggaggaggaggagatgaatgaggaggtgaatgaggaggtggaggagccaTTACCAGCAGGTCGGTTTCACAGAAGACCGCTGGCATCGTCCGGTGCGACCAGACTCCCTGAAACCGTTTCCTCCCGGGACCTCTGAGATGCACCGTTAACGGACACCTTTCCGACTCTGAGATGAACTTAAAGTGGACATTGAAACGATTTCTTCTCATGTCGTTGTCACTCTCCCACCTGCTGTTATTTGAGGGTGAGTCTGGCGCAACTCTGTAAACACAtcatatatcatttattttcgaTTATTCACGTCACttgttatcatttttattattaataataatagccttgtATGTACTAAGGTCTTTGTAATATGAACTAAACTAATGCTTTACTTCTCTATTCTAGAAATAATGATGcttttataaaacaaattatatatatagagagagagagaaactaaGGAAAGTTTGTTAAACATTGACAACAaggacttttaaaaacatggttaCTGGAAAATCAAAGCTGCTtgtctgttattgttgttttgttttattgatctAACTAACATATTCTTATTAGGGACCATCAACCTGTCCAGTGGACaaaagatggatggaaattAGCCGCTATAACCttgtatatttaaatttttaatgtTCCTTGGTaaacactgtacatgtttttaaataaataaacttcaaAGAGTATCCTTTAAGTCTAAGTTTCTGTCCAAAATGCACTTTAATGgggctaaaaataaaaaagaaatcctttATCAATCATCAAAAGCTCCATCGTCAGCTGATAACCTTTTGGTTTATTACTGAATGTTTAGAAGTTCTCTGGTATtcaagatatttatttatttcactttatgttcaacttcattttcatttgattaaattgaatttgAAGTTCATTTTGACATGTTCAGATGTAAAATGCTAAGCGTGTATGATCCGTCACTGGATCTAAATATAACTTTAagaggttgtttgtttgtttttataactgCTTAACAAGTTAACTTAATGAGttgatattttttatattatgtttgCATTTAGGAGCTCAGAGCCGACTTTCACTGACAGAGGGAAGAGTTCAGAGGTAAATCACAGGAGGAAATATAAGGAATGAATGTCTGTCATTAATAGTTTGGTCGTAATAAAGTGTAAAAAGTCACgtcattttttgacattttcatcagcacttttattttaattcatgtgACGGAGATAGaacatggatgtgtgtgtgtgtgtgtgtgtgtgtgcacttgtgtccGCGTGAGGGTTCAGAGTCTGAATTCAAACCGTGTAAAGTGCACTTAAGTCTCCCCTCTGACTGATTCAGCCCACTaatgtgcgtgtttgtgtgtgtgtgtgcaggagggcTAATGCACTTCGGAGGAAACGGGATCTCCTTGGGGAGGAGGTTGGTACACTACACCTAAGAGAACCAGAGGAGGTCAGGGCACCCACATGCGCACAACACCCTAACCGGCACAAAGCTGTCTTTGTAGAGAATGCCATGCACTcgctaacacacacatacaccttcTCCCACTCAACCTGACACAACTTTTTAGGTTAAaacagcaggaacagcagct
Encoded proteins:
- the syt1b gene encoding synaptotagmin-1b gives rise to the protein MTGHYRQAAPRAAPGTSPTPDHLPNTTTTSGQEQAGSHNPNKFMSELRSIRMPSWAVAALCIVMLCLMLSCAMCVWKKCLKKKDKDKEKDKKGKDKSKGDSDTEMDGGYNKPLQNEVNKETEMSDNEPKEDEKLGRLHFSCDYNFTENTLVVGILQATELPAMDVGGSSDPYVKLYLLPDKKKKFETKVHRKTLEPTFNETFTFKVPYTELGGKTLVMTVYDFDRFSKHDAIGAVKIPMSSVDFSQSLQEWRDLQKAEKEESERLGDICLSLRFVPTAGKLTVVVLEAKNLKKMDVGGLSDPYVKIHLMQNGKRLKKKKTTTKKNTLNPYYNESFSFEVPCEQIEKVQVVVTVLDYDKIGKNDAIGKMLLGYNSTGTEERHWSDMLANPRRPIAQWHSLKPDDEVNALISTKK